One genomic segment of Gossypium arboreum isolate Shixiya-1 chromosome 3, ASM2569848v2, whole genome shotgun sequence includes these proteins:
- the LOC108475870 gene encoding zinc finger BED domain-containing protein RICESLEEPER 2-like isoform X2, with translation MSNPNKKYTFLIQSNSCYLKDFNSFEFMHSCEYEMYFGKYEIEQTIIEKALESKYGYHSITNLDGEDNPYPVFVKQYDIDVVVAICLQNRYTSNDVYVVEFYWPATESETSKSLAPRIFNDLKHMEKKFVTVKVAGTKKAISNIPTSSNTSRRLIIAEETEDVDAVEINGVNVEIFPNGHPEIVKAIKEKPSKATQRKLRSKVWDHFDRFEEDGKQVAKCKHCPKVLTGSSKSGTTHLNNHLKVCPGKKKQNQESQLILPVDTNEGSLRFDKKRSHMDLVKMMIKLQCPLDMAEQETFKNFLKGLQPMFEFQSKDILSYIHHIYDEEKEKHQLYFDKLASKFNLTVSLWKNNSGKTTYCSLTSHFIDDGWELKRKILALKTLEHINDTKALGEIIGSLVLEWNISNKVCSITVDNSFLNDSMVDQIKEICLSDQGSVSSNHWLISFTLLEDGFREMDGILFKLRKSIEYVTETRQGKLKFQEAVDQVKLHGGKYWDDLSFRLESDFDVLDSALRSREIFCKLEQIDENFKLNPTMEEWENAVALQSCLKCFDDIKGSQCLPVSLYFPKLCDIYKKFLQLEKSCHSFVTLMKRKFDHYWSLCNLAFAVASVLDPRLKFKIVELSYRVIYGHVSKMQLNKFHKVLRDVYYKYASEAKSLTTSASVFDDFDCSTIGLGNDSILDSLSKFASASNFNEEAPWKLELELYLDEPLLPMDGAFFDILGWWCDKSQRFPILAKMARDFLAIPISVSTPCSSISAIINNPAYSSLNPESMEALVCSENWLETPKENDGENHEPMQITDKRKRKMDEDSHPVKNSKPSNLEKAINTEDIAKDSNNNDFSLSFDNWMEPQFSSSESIGEKAEIMKALVCNENRLESSIGKPNHEKNVDVVIEIVNNDPLFDNNQSDEVQSSSSESEDEATLKEQGPWCEQDIKAYLLSRFTSKEHKRLDKWQRNELNGKLIGRDKKFKFQGEILAPLLMVPQSDETRKECYINDSVVNAFFELLKKRSDEFSNTYINHYSLDSQIAAQLIKGCRSELEVLNWFKAEKLRGVHKEKKFSWLDPDPSSLILSYHFENHVKVLLQWFTSFLLPKLGYIDANKWPFIVRNDIPKQKNSVDCGVFVMKYGDCLTHGDCFLFKQEDMVHFRRRIFLDIYRGRLHKKKKQ, from the exons TGACATAGATGTTGTTGTTGCAATTTGTCTACAAAATCGTTACACAAGTAATGATGTTTATGTAGTAGAATTTTATTGGCCTGCAACGGAGAGTGAAACATCAAAATCTCTTGCTCCTCGTATCTTCAATGACTTGAAACATATGGAGAAAAAGTTTGTAACAGTAAAGGTTGCAGGCACCAAAAAAGCTATTTCAAACATTCCAACATCTTCGAACACATCAAGGCGTTTGATAATAGCTGAAGAAACAGAGGACGTTGATGCAGTAGAAATAAACGGGGTTAATGTGGAG ATTTTTCCCAATGGTCACCCTGAGATTGTAAAAGCAATTAAGGAGAAACCCTCAAAAGCCACACAGAGAAAGTTGAGGTCTAAGGTTTGGGATCACTTTGATAGGTTTGAAGAAGATGGAAAACAAGTAGCCAAATGCAAACATTGCCCCAAGGTGCTTACAGGGTCAAGCAAGAGTGGGACCACACACTTGAATAACCACTTGAAAGTATGTCCTGGTAAGAAGAAACAAAATCAAGAAAGCCAGTTGATACTTCCAGTTGATACCAATGAAGGAAGCTTGAGGTTTGATAAAAAAAGGAGTCACATGGATCTTGTGAAAATGATGATTAAGCTTCAATGTCCTTTGGATATGGCTGAACAAGAAACCTTTAAGAATTTTTTGAAAGGTTTGCAACCCATGTTTGAGTTTCAATCCAAAGATATTTTATCTTATATACATCACATTTATGACGAAGAGAAGGAGAAACATCAGCTGTATTTTGATAAGCTTGCTAGTAAATTCAATCTGACAGTGAGTTTGTGGAAGAACAATTCTGGAAAGACTACCTATTGCTCTTTGACATCACATTTTATTGATGATGGTTGGGAACTAAAGAGGAAGATTCTTGCCTTGAAAACTTTGGAGCATATCAATGACACAAAGGCTTTAGGCGAAATTATTGGGAGCTTGGTTTTGGAGTGGAATATAAGCAACAAAGTATGCTCCATAACCGTGGATAACTCTTTTTTGAATGACAGTATGGTTGATCAGATAAAAGAAATTTGTCTTAGTGACCAGGGCTCTGTTTCTTCAAATCATTGGCTCATAAGTTTCACACTTCTCGAGGATGGGTTCCGTGAGATGGATGGCATACTTTTTAAGTTAAGGAAGTCCATTGAATATGTCACTGAAACAAgacaaggaaaattgaaattccaAGAAGCTGTAGATCAAGTGAAGCTACATGGTGGGAAATATTGGGATGATCTTTCTTTCAGGCTGGAATCAGACTTTGACGTACTTGATAGTGCTTTGAGATCAAGAGAAATCTTTTGTAAACTGGAGCAAATTGatgaaaattttaaactaaacccAACAATGGAGGAATGGGAGAATGCAGTAGCTCTACAGAGTTGTTTGAAATGCTTTGATGATATCAAAGGATCTCAATGCCTTCCTGTAAGTTTGTACTTTCCAAAGCTTTGCGACATATACAAGAAATTTCTTCAGTTGGAAAAAAGCTGTCATTCATTTGTTACATTGATGAAGAGGAAATTCGACCACTATTGGAGCTTATGCAATTTGGCATTTGCTGTTGCATCTGTTCTTGATCCaaggttaaaatttaaaattgtggAGCTCTCCTATAGGGTGATTTATGGCCATGTCAGTAAGATGCAATTGAACAAGTTTCATAAAGTTCTTCGGGATGTCTACTATAAATATGCCAGTGAAGCCAAAAGCCTAACTACATCTGCTTCAGTCTTCGATGATTTCGATTGTTCAACAATAGGGCTTGGAAATGATAGTATTTTGGACTCCTTGAGTAAATTTGCATCTGCAAGCAACTTTAATGAGGAGGCCCCATGGAAGCTAGAGCTTGAGCTTTACTTAGATGAACCTTTACTTCCCATGGACGGAGCATTTTTTGACATACTTGGTTGGTGGTGTGATAAATCTCAAAGGTTTCCAATACTTGCAAAGATGGCTCGAGATTTCCTTGCAATTCCGATATCAGTTTCCACACCATGCTCAAGTATTAGTGCCATAATCAATAATCCAGCCTACAGTAGCTTGAATCCCGAGAGCATGGAAGCCTTGGTATGCAGTGAAAACTGGTTGGAAACTCCAAAAGAAA ATGATGGAGAAAATCATGAACCCATGCAAATTACG gataaaAGGAAAAGGAAGATGGATGAGGACTCTCATCCAGTAAAAAATTCCAAACCTTCGAATCTTGAAAAAGCTATTAATACCGAAGACATTGCTAAAGATTCCAACAACAATG ACTTTAGTCTATCTTTTGACAATTGGATGGAGCCACAATTTTCTTCTTCAGAGTCTATTGGTGAAAAAGCAGAGATCATGAAAGCTTTGGTTTGCAATGAAAATAGGTTGGAATCGTCAATAGGAA AACCTAATCATGAAAAAAATGTTGATGTCGTAATTGAAATTGTGAACAATGATCCATTATTCGATAATAATCAATCGGATGAGGTTCAGAGTTCATCTTCTGAGTCTGAAGATGAAGCAACATTGAAGGAGCAAGGACCATGGTGTGAACAG GATATTAAGGCATATTTACTCTCAAGGTTTACTAGCAAGGAGCATAAACGGCTAGATAAATGGCAAAGGAATGAGTTGAATGG AAAATTGATTGGAcgagataaaaaatttaaattccaAGGTGAGATATTGGCACCTTTACTCATGGTGCCTCAAAGTGATGAAACTCGAAAAGAGTGTTATATTAATGATTCG GTTGTTAATGCTTTCTTTGAATTGCTTAAGAAGAGATCTGATGAATTTTCAAATACATACATCAATCACTATTCATTAGACTCTCAAATAGCT GCTCAGTTGATAAAAGGATGCAGGTCAGAACTTGAAGTATTAAATTGGTTTAAAGCTGAGAAGCTAAGGGGTGTACATAAA GAAAAAAAGTTTTCATGGTTGGATCCAGATCCATCTTCCCTGATACTATCTTACCATTTCGAAAACCATGTTAAAGTATTATTACAGTGGTTCACAAGCTTCTTACTCCCGAAGCTTGGTTATATTGATGCAAATAAATGGCCATTTATAGTGCGTAATGATATCCCAAAGCAAAAAAA CTCGGTTGATTGTGGGGTATTCGTGATGAAATATGGTGATTGTCTTACGCATGGTGATTGCTTTCTTTTTAAACAAGAAGACATGGTTCATTTTCGTCGTCGTATCTTTCTTGATATATACCGTGGAAgattacataaaaaaaaaaaacaatga